The following are from one region of the Hydrogenimonas sp. SS33 genome:
- a CDS encoding bifunctional 3,4-dihydroxy-2-butanone 4-phosphate synthase/GTP cyclohydrolase II, whose product MPNHRVEQAIEDIKHGKMVVMIDDEDRENEGDLVYAATFSTPEHVNFMATEAKGLICVAISGEIAQRLDLQPMVQKNDSQHETAFTVSVDAKEATTGISAFERDMTIKLLASPISTPEDFVRPGHIFPLIAKEGGVLVRTGHTEGSVDLCKLAGLAPSAVICEIMREDGQMARRDDLEVFAKKHGLHIVYISDLVEYRLRNERLVRLTSEEEIDFFDTNVEKKVFTDHRGKEHTAIIFYKLHETENVRFHNIGLDRDLLLNQSKFRQLMASIDYLKKNGGVLVFVDADETAGVGDAMKEYGIGAQILAELGIRNIRLLVTSKGKEFVGLGGFGLDIVEEIALP is encoded by the coding sequence ATGCCCAACCATCGTGTAGAACAGGCCATCGAAGATATCAAACATGGAAAGATGGTGGTGATGATCGACGACGAGGACCGCGAAAACGAAGGCGACCTGGTCTACGCCGCCACCTTTTCGACACCGGAGCATGTCAATTTCATGGCGACGGAAGCAAAGGGACTCATCTGCGTCGCCATCTCCGGGGAGATCGCCCAGAGGCTCGACCTTCAACCGATGGTCCAGAAGAACGACTCCCAGCACGAGACCGCCTTCACCGTCTCAGTGGATGCGAAAGAGGCGACGACGGGCATTTCCGCTTTTGAGCGGGACATGACCATCAAACTGCTGGCCAGCCCCATCAGCACGCCGGAAGATTTCGTTCGGCCGGGACATATCTTTCCCCTCATCGCCAAAGAGGGGGGCGTGCTGGTCAGAACCGGCCATACCGAAGGTTCGGTGGACCTGTGCAAGCTGGCGGGGCTCGCCCCCAGTGCCGTCATCTGCGAAATCATGCGCGAAGACGGCCAGATGGCCCGCCGGGACGACCTGGAGGTCTTCGCCAAAAAACACGGCCTTCATATCGTCTACATCTCCGACCTGGTGGAGTACCGCCTCCGCAACGAACGGCTGGTACGCCTGACTTCGGAGGAGGAGATCGACTTTTTCGACACAAATGTGGAGAAGAAGGTCTTTACCGACCACAGGGGCAAGGAGCATACGGCCATCATCTTCTACAAACTGCATGAGACGGAGAATGTCAGGTTTCATAATATAGGGCTTGACAGGGATCTGCTGCTCAACCAGAGCAAGTTCAGGCAACTGATGGCATCCATCGACTACCTGAAGAAAAACGGCGGGGTGCTGGTCTTCGTGGATGCCGATGAAACCGCCGGGGTCGGCGATGCCATGAAAGAGTACGGCATCGGCGCCCAGATCCTGGCGGAGCTGGGCATCCGCAATATCCGCCTGCTGGTTACTTCCAAAGGGAAGGAGTTCGTGGGGCTCGGAGGTTTCGGCCTCGATATCGTCGAAGAGATAGCACTTCCATAA
- a CDS encoding DUF481 domain-containing protein: MTKLLSSLLVLSLLGSAVLEAETAADGSDANATRQEKGKLAPGERLDDVSRKDVLKARQNDLKKKAEQSSQKEELKLKKQAKQIDTIVVKGTVLQGRITELTSKYVQFSLVYGTGSIRIDYKNIDQMTTEHEYHIFYNGKETVGRIVGIKDHAFLVVLHNDIKELIKIENIDRLVLSVKENSTIENRLRNLFPYTRGSLDIGIETETGVKYNRKITIDYHMTRKKMNQRQILDIHYAYETTTTSRPEGDIKSLDKKELHITAEENYLLDKKRFYFAQLGYDFDQPRGIKYRLYPAAGYGYRHIFSNDAWVQFKGGGGYVYESFYPYDPPAGESYVENNDYSALFLGIGAKDHIKNLWLVEELILTGNIFYMPSFKDPKTDWLSRMIFGIEIPISEMLSLKWVYRIVNDDNPVPEVGNNKTTTDLYFSVNY; the protein is encoded by the coding sequence ATGACGAAGCTTCTCTCCTCCCTTCTGGTTCTCTCACTGCTCGGATCTGCCGTACTTGAGGCTGAGACCGCCGCGGACGGTTCCGACGCCAATGCGACCCGGCAGGAGAAGGGAAAACTGGCGCCCGGGGAACGCCTGGACGACGTGTCACGCAAAGACGTTCTCAAAGCCCGCCAGAATGATCTGAAGAAGAAGGCGGAGCAGTCCAGCCAGAAAGAGGAGCTGAAGCTCAAGAAACAGGCGAAACAGATCGACACGATCGTGGTCAAAGGGACGGTGCTGCAGGGGCGCATTACCGAGCTGACCAGCAAGTATGTGCAGTTCTCTCTCGTCTACGGAACGGGCAGCATCCGCATCGACTACAAGAACATCGACCAGATGACAACGGAGCACGAATACCATATCTTCTACAACGGCAAGGAGACGGTGGGTAGGATCGTCGGCATCAAGGACCACGCATTCCTCGTGGTGCTGCACAACGACATCAAAGAGCTGATCAAGATCGAGAATATCGACCGCCTGGTCCTTTCGGTCAAAGAGAACAGCACCATCGAAAACAGGCTCAGAAACCTCTTCCCCTACACGCGTGGGAGCCTCGACATCGGCATCGAGACCGAGACCGGGGTCAAGTACAACCGCAAGATCACCATCGACTACCACATGACGCGGAAGAAGATGAACCAGCGGCAGATCCTCGACATCCACTACGCCTACGAGACGACCACCACCTCCAGGCCGGAAGGGGACATCAAGAGCCTGGACAAGAAGGAGCTGCACATCACCGCCGAAGAGAACTACCTGCTCGACAAAAAACGGTTCTACTTCGCCCAGCTCGGATACGACTTCGACCAGCCCCGGGGCATCAAATACAGGCTCTATCCCGCCGCCGGGTACGGCTACCGCCATATCTTCAGCAACGACGCCTGGGTACAGTTCAAAGGGGGCGGCGGGTATGTCTACGAGTCGTTCTACCCCTACGACCCGCCGGCAGGGGAGAGCTACGTCGAGAACAACGACTACAGCGCGCTCTTTCTGGGTATCGGTGCAAAAGACCATATCAAGAACCTTTGGCTCGTCGAGGAGTTGATCCTCACCGGCAACATCTTCTACATGCCCTCCTTCAAAGACCCGAAAACCGACTGGCTTTCCCGCATGATTTTCGGCATCGAAATACCCATCAGCGAGATGCTGTCGCTCAAGTGGGTCTACCGCATCGTCAACGACGACAACCCGGTTCCGGAGGTCGGCAACAACAAAACGACAACCGATCTCTACTTCAGCGTTAACTATTGA